GGATATCCTCGCTCCAGCTTTTTTCCACTGTGTCTCTCACTCGTTGTATGTATTGTGAGCGATGATCTTTGTACAAATTTGCAGCTTCCACATTAGCGGGACTGGAAATGTTAGGGTCGTTCAGTAATGATTGGATACTGGTAAGAATACTGGACACATCGTAGGTAGGAGTCCACCTATTTTGCAGAATGTCAAGACATAGGTCACCCGATGCATAGACATTGGGGTGAAACATGTCACTAATAAACTTAACCGATGGTGGTTTGTTGGGGTATTGTTCGTCAAACTGGATCACCAAACGGAAAGTGCCATCCTCAAAAGGTGTGTCAGCTGGTCCCACTATAACAGCGTTCCAGGTCATTACGTTATCTGGTAATGGTGATGCTGAGACGCCACCCGGTGCATCCTGTTGGATTCTCTAAATAAATTGTTAGTTCAAAGTGCATACTGATAAGACGTTTGGAAAACACTTACTTTGAAATCTCTCATCAATCGTCGTCTTGCAGGAGTAGACATTTTGTATTGAATAAGTCTTTATCTTCTAGAGGCAGTGATGACGTTAGGTAATTAGAAATAACGAGCTTTATGGAAGCGCGACCTTATGGGGTTGTCTTCTTACATAATCAGAATCTTAGCCTAGATCTTGAGCTCAAACACAGCTTAAACCTAAGTCAACGTCCCATCCATATGCCGAAGCTCTCAACTATAGCCGATAATATATTTAGGCTGGGACCGTATCCCGAGTACTCTATGCTGCTGAACAAATATCATTTCTATCAAAACTCAATGCTGTTGCATTGGGCGGAAAGAAACGCTCATCCTGTGACTCTTAAGCACTTGGCCAACTATGGTAAGACATTGAACAAAGATAAAATCATTATGAGTGCTAATTTTGtaagaaatgaaattcCCGTCCGATTGGCTTTGAGAATCAAGTCGTTGCAGAAGCTACCATTCGACGTGGTGAACAATTTCCATTTCGCACAGGTTTATGAGTGCTACTATCATTGTTTCAATTCGTTCAGAAAATATAGTCGGATTGACAACTTAGAGGAGAACGACAAGTTTTGTGAGTTTATCAAGGATACCTTGGACGAACATCTCACCGTACTGCCACATCTAATGATGGGAGCTCTCGAGAATAGTATTTTGAACAGTTTACCACAGAAAGAGTTGGACGAATTCATGTCGTCCATGTTACGCTCAAGAGTTAGTAGAAGGGTAATTCTAGAGGAACACATATCCTTGACTACcagatttcaaaaaaacaagtcttcagattctttggGGGATCTGTTTAGTGAATGTTCTGCGTTCGAACAGTTGGAAATTTGCACTGGAATTCTGATAAATTATTTACGTGGCTTATACCCTAATTTGCAGTTGCCAGAGCTGATCATTGAGGGAGAGGATGCAAAGTTTCCATTTATGCTCAGCCATTTACATTTCATATTTGGAGAGATTCTTAGAAATTCTTACAAAGCAGTCATTACGAACTGTTTGCGTATCAACGATCACCTAGGAGAAGACCAGTTAAGTAAAATCAAACCACCTCCCATAGTTGTTTCTGTTGCCAACAATGCGAAAGATGTTGTGTTTAGATTTTCAGATCAAGGAGGCGGGATGCCGAAGGAAGTATTGCAAGATATCTGGTCATTTGGAAAGTCTCCGAAGAAAGCACAGGTTTATTTGAACACTTTCCATTCATTGCCAGGATTAGACCTGAATCCTCACTTTCAAGTCAAAGACTCCTTCAGTGGTCAGCACAAAAAACAGCCACCTCTTGATGGGTCTGCCAACGCCTTACTCAAGAATATCACTCACATGGAAGAAATAGTCACCCAAAGAATGGGAATTCAAGATAAAGAATCACAAGAGGGACTTTATTCCAGGAAAAAGAGCTTTATGCGTTCGCTTATAGCTAGACCATTTGATTTGACCTTAGGTGTCAGTTTGCCCATGTGCAAAGTTTACACTGATTACTGGAATGGAGATCTTCGAATGCACTCCTTGGAAGGCTATGGTAGTGACACTTATCTGCGCTTAAGTAAGCTAggttctttcaactctgaTAAGGTACAGTTGGATAGGGCTTGAGACTTTCGATGCTCATCGCACCCCAAATATTTAAATGTGGATCGGAAGATTATTTGTCTCTTTCCCCTGAACTTAACTTTACCACACAATCCTCACATGAGCAAATCGGCACTACTTATTATTGATTTACAGAACGACTTTCTAGAAGGGGGGTCATTGGCTGTTCCTGACGGAAATGAGATCATCGATCCAATCATTGAGCTAGCTCAGAAGAAGGATTGGGATTTAGTCATTGCCACTAAGGATTGGCATCCCCAGGACCATACGTCATTTGCCTCTAACCACGGAGTCAAGCCGTATACCGAGCTAGAGTTCACAAACCCAGAAAATGAAGcggaaaagaaaattcagGTGGTGTGGCCGGATCATTGTGTTCAAAACTCCAATGGAAGTGAATTTCCACCTAAGTTCAAGGCCTTTTGGGAACAGTTTACAGGGCCTAAAGAGCTAGTGAAGAAGGGGTATCTTTCCGATAGGGAGTACTATTCTGCATTTAGTGACGTTTGGAAGCTGCACAAAACCGAACTGGATTCGCTTTTGAAAGGGCATGGTATTCGAAATGTTACAATTGTAGGTCTTGCTCTTGATTTCTGCGTATTTCACACTGCCAGTGATGCTCTCCGAGAGAACTATTCGGTAACATTGGTGACTAACCTCACCAGGAGTGTTGCCGATCGCGAAGGTCCGCCCTCCAAGCTACAATCCCTGGGAGCACATCTCGCAGAGTACAACGGCAGCGAAATTATTATCAAATAGTAAATAACCATTCCTCTTTAGTTGTACTTTAAGGACAATGACCGTGAAACCAATTACGAAGATTATCTTCCTTTCGGTTCTATTATCTATAGGAATCCTTCTGGTTGTTTTATCATGTGCATTATTTCATAATTATCACCCATTATACGTCAGTAAGTGACCACCCTTATTATTCCAATGATCCTCGAAGCAAAGCTAACATTTCGTCCAGTCGCAGTGTTCTTGGTGGCACCAATACCCAACGCTATATTTTCCAATCTAAACGCTAACTATCAATCAGATTTCCTCTCGGATAGTGCTCCAAACGGCAAtcctttcaaagatttcgGAGAATTCGTAACAGGGATCTTCGTTTTTAGTGGCCTGGTCCTTCCGATTGTATTTTGGCATGTGCAGCTGATTGTTTTCTGGTCTATGATAATGAGTTTATCTGGAGGTTTTATTGTTTATGCAAGCATCATACTATTCAGCATGTTCTTCCACATGTCTGACGACGATGAAGGGTTCGACTTCTGATCTTTCTCACCCCACTGGCTCGTGCCTCACGGCAAACGGAGCTTTCTAGAAATTGCGCGAAGCATGGTATATATAGATGAGCAGATTGATCGTTGCCCTCCACACTGTGCtaaaaagattcaaagaaatgggATTGTTTACAGACTCAGACAAAGACAACTCAGATAAATTATCGGAAAGCAGTTCATCCACGTCAAGCAATTGGCTTGACAGATATCTTTCCATTGCCAGGGAGGCCAAACATTCCCTTGCAAGCAAGATCGAAGATGTCGCTCTACCTGGAGAAGACGGAACATTGTTTAACAAGAATATCGACACAAATCGACCAGATTCAATTTTCAGGGCCGTCTTTGGAGACGATTTTGAGACGACTTTTAATAAAGTTGACTCTTTGGTCAATGCTATTGCCCCAGTTTTTGATCAAGATGTATGGTCAGAACTTTTCACAGGTTCCAAGTTGGTGTCTTCTAAATATGGTTTGTGGGCCTACCCAATTCCTTCGCATCAGCTTTACAAAGACTGCAACTCCAAACAAGGTTTGTCCGTTTGGGACGAACATGGGTATTGGAGATGTTTGTTTCCAAAGGCTCAATTGCCTGAGAACTATAAGAGCATTGATTCCAATATTATAAGTAAGGAAGACGTGGAGCAGGATGATTCTCATAAGTTAGGAAGGTTTTTTACTAATTTCTCTGACTACTTGAACTGGAGATCGGTTATGGAGGAGAACATCAAAAAACAGAGAGTTTCGTTCTCTAAACCTCAAAAGTCTTCGGgttcttcaacttcctACTCCGAAAGAACTCTACCTAATGGAGAAAttgagaaaattgaaaagaagcATGAATGGTTTGTGGATGGAACAGAACGCTCCAAAGAAACTAAGACCATCATCCATCCTGATGGATCCGTCACAACAGAAAACATCAAGTAAATTAATTTCTGTTTTCTTGTATATAGGTGTACGTAAGAATATTATATCTAGCTGAAAGCTACTCTGTCAGAATATGACACCACTAGTTCCCCATTGATGCCAAAATTCTTGTATAGATTGTCCAAGTTCTCGTCGGGGGATGGTGCAAACGAATTGTGTAGATAACCGAATATTCTTCCTCCAGTCAAATGGTTGATCTGATTTTTGTAAATAAGGTTGTTTCCCAATCGTTTATCCAAGAAACTGAGCAAAGCACCAAAGTTgttggaagaggaaatcTTGAATACTTTGGGTGTGATTTCTGGGGCTGATCCAATAGGTATGAATCTTATACTGATCTTGCAAACCTCTTGTGCGTGTCTTTCCTTAATCTCGTCtaacaaagaagaagtctTGGGAACTTTGTCAAGTACTGCAGATTCCGACAAAGTGGGATTATTCACGGGAGGTGAAGCCTCTTTAATATCATCACTCATGGAACCTGAGGAGGAAAACTTAATTCCTCGTAAACAGGTGTTAAATGGGGCTGTTTAATTTATCCCGCTCCTGTTCCCCAAGTTTATTGGTGGGAAGCTAGTCGACTCAGTTGCTCACGCACCCTTGGTTCCCCTGTAGCTAACACCAACAATTCTCGAAAATTCAAACCATCCCTCATCTCATCTAGTCAAAGACACCTTCTACCTTCTAACGACAGCGAGCTTTATTTGAATAATATTACCAGATGACTGACTCAAATTCAACTGACTCTGAACTCGAAAAAAGTAGCAAAGAGCTTCTTACTGTTGACACCATTTGCCACTATCTTGACGATGCTGCGCAAGATGCTCTGGAGACCAAAGATTATCTGTCTTATCTAACTGTGATCGACATTCACCTTGCTACTGATccagaaaagttttccgTTGAGGAAAGGattcaacttttggaaaagcttttgaaaattttaCAAGAGAACGATGAACTCTTGTATGAAATTGGTTGGGATATTCCTGCTCTTTTGTTCCAATACCATGGACTTGAATGGGATGATCTCCGAATAGAACTAAAAAACTCCAAAGGTAGGATGGCAATGTTCCATATATTTGAACTCTTAGCCGAGAAGGGTAATGCAAAGGAGCTTTTGCTCAAATGTTGTGAGTTGCTTCCTCGATGTGTCGATTCAAGCAGTGAGAACAATGAcattattttcaaattgaggTTTCATTCTCTATTTGAACTAATGGTAGCAAGTCAAAGACGAATAGTATCTAATTATCCTTCTCGTTTTCTTGCGATGATGATACCCCCAGTTATAAACTTGCTTTCCAACAAACTTGAAAGCCCAATCTTTGTTTTAAGAAGAATATATACATTATTGAGAGATTACCACCCTTGCTTGAGACCAGATGTGAGTGAGAACACAACTGCTGAGGATATACGAGAGCTGTCGCTTTTGCATACCCAGGAGAATTATCTTCAAAGGAAGCTTCTAACAACGTTTTTGACACATTCTATTGAATTGCAATCAAATACGATTAAGGTACTAGTTGCTCCAACTGTTTTTGAGAAGTTGGAGAAAAGTGTTCACAGCCAAAAGTTAGGCTTGCATTTGAACTCAGAATTCCACCGTGAAAATATGATTCTTTTGGGACGGTTCGTTACTCTGTCACAATCTTACGATATAAACctagaagaagagattAAAAAGCAAATTGAGGAGACAGAAACGCTCTTTTCTCAGCTTGACCACAACCAGGAGTTGGATACACTGAATGATAAAATATTTTCTCTGGTGATTGAGAATTTTAACGGCACCGGTTTACATgacaaagatttgaaggaaTTACCCCTCTCCAGTATTGGATGTATTATTCTTTACACTTTCAATGTTCTGATAGAAAATCCTTCTGCCAAGTCTTACTCTATTTTagactttgaaaaggtgGTTAAACTCTCTTTGAGGTTTTTATTACCTTCGATGCTAAATCCGAACTTAACTTCTTACAGTTTGGACGATGCCCTGTATGCTTGGGCATGGGTCACAGTGTCCAAAGAGAACAATTTATCCCAAATTCCAGAAATACTCATAACAACGTATCTTCAGCTGCTCATCACCAAATCTACCATTAACTTCAGTGATTATCTAGCGCCTTTGGAAGCAAAGAGTCGAAACATCATTCTGTACACGTTAATCAGCCGTGTATTGTCTCTGGTTCACGAGTCCACGAGCTGGaattttctcaaagattcaCTGACTACTTGTCCCTTCAACAACGCTAGATCAGTGTTGTTATCTATTCTGAAAGATTTGTGCCTAAGAAGTAGGAATATCACTGTTGCAAGTCTGAACGATAAATTAGAAAAAGTTGACCTGAATACCAAACCAACTATTCCAGCCAGAGACATTCCTTATATTACTTTGAGCCAGGCCAGGGGTGACGACATTGTAAGATTGGCTACAGATACTGTAAACAAGACACTGGCTGGCAAAGAAGTtaaagaagatgaagttATTTTATTGTTGAGCTACATCAATTTTATTACAGCTCTGaaatccaaaattgaaCCTCAGTCTATTAACAGGTTCATCGAGCTTGTAAACAAAAAGCTAAAAAACATAGATCCTGAGGACAACAATGGCCATTTGATCAAACTGGCTGTGGAAAGAGTTTCTCAGTAAAAACCTGTCTTTAATTAATCTTTAATCTTTTGCCAAAACACTGCCCAGCAGTTGTTTATCCTCTTTAGGAGCTATTGCTTGAGGCGCTACTGCTTGAGGCGCTGTAGACTGAGTAACTGTCTTTTTTTGAGTGATATTGCCCGTTGAGGTACTAGTAGTTGCCTTCTTGGACACTTTTTTTCCACGAGAGCTGGTCCCTTGAGTTCCTTTTTTGAGTGTGCCGTCTGCCCGTTCTATTCTTGCCATTTgaccttcttcaatcaagGGTCCATAATAGACAAAAAATCCGTCCTTTGTAGCAGCTCTCTCCTCCTCAAATTGCAGTTCTGAATCGTCAATGAACGGATCCATTATGTCGTACTTACCAATTTTTCTATTTTGGTTTCGAAGTCGTCGCTCAGCATCATTATAGTCTTCTCTAATGGGAGCCGCAACTGGTGTTTTGGGAATCGCAGGAGGAGGAGTAGCTACTTCTTTGGTGTCGGTTTCTGTCTGTTCATCGTCCTCCGCTATATCATCGTCATCCTCGTCAGATTCGACCACGAATTTGGCATTTGGATGCATAGCCTTAAATCCATACTTTTCTTCGCAAACTTTCATGAGGTTGAACACCAGTTGAGCCGATCCAGGATTGGGTTTGTCGGAATCGGATAAAAGAATATTCAAAGCAACCACAGGTTCCTCAGCTGGTATATTCTTTCCTTTGATTGATTCAGTGTCCAAAAGTGATGGAACGGGTAGCTCTACCAGTGATTTCTGCTGTGTAGTACTGGTAGCAGTGGAATTCGTTTTCTTTTCGTCCACAGAAGTAGAACCTTGCAACTTTGGTCCTATTGCCGCCGTGTTCGTACCTCCCGTTGTAGCAGATATTAATTTTGGCGTTGTattttgacttttcttttttggtcTTGTAGGTTGTTTCGTAGGCTGTTTCGTGGCATTCTTGGTGGTAGACTTTACGCTAGGCGTTTTCGAAAGAATAGGAGGAACCGGTTTAGTCGCCGTTTCTGCTGATCCTGCTGTTACTGCTGTGTCTTTACTTGTAGTCgtcttttgttttctcttttttggtTCAGGGCCAGTTGGAGTCGACGGTGCTTTTGTAGAAACAAGATCCTCCTTTTCAGGTGACTTTCGTTTCTGAGCTATCGGTTTGGGGCTAGATTGCGTTGACTCCCATATTCTTGCATGCTTGACTGGCTCTGGATTGCTCGTTAATTCGTGGATGGATAATGCAGTACTTGGAGGACGGGGAGCTATAAGTAACCCACTGGAGAACGCAGTGATTTCAGGATCAGGAGGGTTGATAATGCTGGCCAGTGATATTTTGGATGACTTCAACTTGGCAGGTGGCAAATTATGATCAGTGGTAGCTGGTTTTGTTTCTGACTGAACTTTGTCCAGAGGGTGGTTTCGATCAGCTACATCCAAGTTAACCGGAGGGCAGATGAAACCATTCCCCAAATTGAACGTATTGAACGAGTCTAACCGGGGAGCAGTCGAAGAATTAATGCTCGCCGGCTTCTCTGAGGAATCCTGCTGTAGCTGACGGGAGGGTTCCTCAGACTTGACAGTACCAAGCTGTGAGTTCATTTGGTAtaggaagaaaaaaagaacacTAAATGACGAAAGGCTCGATTTTGTTTCTCCAACATTATgtcagattctttgaaattagaCTACATTACATCAGCTTCATTTATCTATATACAGAGATACTGGAACGAACCAGATGTACAAACGAAACAAATGACTAACTAAACCAGGAAGATAGTCACTAGTTCTTTGGCTCTTCAGAACCAGATGAGGAAGCGTTGTCCTTGTACATCTTCTCgaacaacttcaaagaagcgTTTTGAAGGTCTTCGGTCTTCTCTTTAACAGTGGCAGCTTCGATAGCCTCGCCACTGTTAACCTTGGCAATAATCTCCTTTAACTCAGAgatcttcttggaaatctCCTCGGCCTCGGTCTTGTCAACCTTATCCTTGAACTCGTTCAAAGAGTTCTCAGTATCGTTACACAACTGGTCAGCTCTGTTGGCAGTCTCAATAGCCTCCTTTCTAACCTTGTCCTCTTCGGCAAACTTCTCAGCGTCGTTGATCATCTTCTCGATTTCAGATTCGGAAAGACCAGAAGAACCAGCCACAGTAATAGAGTTGTCCTTACCGGAGGCCTTGTCCTTAGCAGAAACGTTGATGATACCATCTGCGTCAATGTCGAAAGTGACCTCAATCTGAGGAACACCCTTTGGAGCAGGTGGAATACCAGCCAAAGTGAAGTTACCGATCAATTTGTTGTCACGTACCAACTCTCTCTCACCTTGGAAAACTCTGATTTCAACAGAGGTTTGACCAGATGAGGCAGTAGAGAATACTTGAGATTTCTTGGTTGGAATAGTAGTGTTTCTTGGAATCAGTCTAGTGAAGACACCACCCAAGGTCTCGATACCCAAGGATAGAGGAGTGACATCCAACAATAGAACGTCCTTGACCTCTCCAGACAAAACAGCACCTTGAATGGCAGCACCAATTGCAACGGCCTCATCTGGGTTAACAGCCTTGGAAGGCTCCTTACCGAACAGCTGCTTAACTGTTTCCACGACCTTTGGCATTCTGGTCATACCACCAACCAAAATGACTTCAGAAACATCAGAGGTTGACAAGCTggcatctttcaaagccttCTTAACTGGCTCAACGGTTCTCTTGATAAGTGGATCAACCAATTGCTCCAATTGAGATCTGGACATCTTCAAGTTAATGTGTTTTGGGCCAGAAGCGTCAGCGGTGATGAAAGGCAAGTTGACTTCAGTAGAAGCGGCAGAAGACAATTCGATCTTAGCCTTCTCGGAAGCTTCTCTGATTCTTTGGATAGCCATTCTGTCGTCGTGCAAGTCAATACCAGATTCCTTTTTGAAGGCGTCAACAATGTATCTGACCAAAGCAATGTCAAAGTCCTCACCACCTAGATGGGTGTCACCGTTGGTAGACTTGACTTCGAACACACCGTTATCAATGTCCAAGATGGAGATATCGAAAGTACCACCACCCAAATCGAAAACGGCGACAACGTTAGCATCAGTCTTTTCCAGACCGTAAGCCAAGGCGGCGGCAGTTGGCTCATTAACAACACGAGCAACATTCAAACCAACAATAGCACCGGCATCCTTTGTGGCCTGTCTCTGAGAGTCGTTGAAGTAAGCAGGGACGGTAACAACGGCATCCTTAACTGGCTTACCTAAATGGGCCTCAGCGGTTTCCTTCATCTTGTTCAGAACGAAACCACCAATTTGGGAAGGCGAATATCTTTCACCTCTGGCCTCCAGCCAAGCATCACCATTGGTGTGCTTGACGATCTTGTATGGAACTTGCTTGATatctctttgaacttcaGCGTCCTCGAATCTTCTACCAATCAATCTCTTGGTGGCAAACAAAGTGTTCTCTGGGTTGACAACAGCCTGTCTCTTGGCAGCAACACCAACCAGTCTCTCACCTTCCTTGGTGAAAGCAACGACGGAGGGAGTGGTTCTAGCACCTTCAGCGTTCTCAATGATCTTTGGGCTCTTTCCCTCCATGACGGCAACGGCGGAGTTGGTGGTACCTAAATCGATACCGATAACTTGACCGGAAATCTTAGCATTGGAGTTGTATCTCACAGCTTGCAAAGCAGCTCGTGAAACAGGAGATCTGATGTTCCtagaaaaatttgaaagcATTCTGTATCAGTGTCTAACAAACAAATGatagaaagaaagaaaaatttcactTATATGTTAGTTTTCGTCGAACTTGCTGGAACTTTTTCTCTCCTGTGATGTTTGGGTCTCTGCGCTATTACCCGGCGAACAAGGTATTTCCGAAACCGATCTCGCAAAATGCTACTTAAAATCCAATAAGGCAATAATAAGCCTTCGTTACGAATATTCAGACTGATGAAGCTAAACTGTGGTTACCACGAACTGGTTGTCGAAGTTGATTGGTCTCAGATTGCATCCTGGCCGATGGTTTTAGGAAAAACGTGAGCTACCTGTTGAATAAGTTTGGTCATGCTCGTCCTCAACCTTCTGGACTTGAGCGATTATCCTCGGCATTTGGCACTGTCAAACACCGTGTACCCGATCTTGTCTTTGATGGATTTTTGGAGCTTATATAATACCTTAAGCGTTAAAAACTGTGGCACCAAATTTTTATGCCCCACATTGTTAATAATCATACGGTTGGTATTTAAAGCCAACTGCCCCCGAAAGTTTTTCtctgaatcaaaagaaaatctttaGCAATGCCAGGAACTAAAAGCCTACCAGTTATCGACTTGAATTTGGCTCTATCCGAGGACACTAAACCGAAGCTTGTGGAGGATCTTAGACGAGCCCTTACCGAGGTGGGATTTTTTTATGTGATTAATCCTCCtattgaaaactttcccCAGCTTATCAACGGAGTCAAAGAACaagctttcaaattcttccaCGACTTGCCTGCCGATGAAAAGGACAAAATTGAGATGATAAATTCCAAGCACTTTTTAGGCTATACCCGCCTGGGAAACGAAGTTACGTCAAATAAAGTCGATATCAGAGAGCAAATAGATTTGGCCACTGAGCTACCTGCTCCAAAGATTGCTTCCCATGATGAAATCTGGAAGAACATTGAAGGACCTAATTTGTGGCCCAATCAGGAACTACTGCCCGATTTTAGACCTACTATCGAGAACTATCTAGAGAAAGTGTATCAATTTTCTCAATGGTTCAGTGAGTTGGTACGTGAGGCACTACAGCTCCCTGAAGGCGCTTTCAGTAAGTACTTCAAACCAAGACAACAATGTAAAATGAAACTCATCAAGTATCCAGAGTATAAAGATGCAGAGAGTAGGTTGGACTTACTTCCAGAGAATGAAGGCGTACCGCTGGACGAGACTCAAGGATGTGGACCTCATAGAGACTCCGATTTCTTGACTTATTTGTTCCAGGCCACTGCTCACGAAGCATTGCAGGTTCAAGATATCTACCATTCTGGTGAGTGGATAACTGTGCctccaattgaaaacagTCTAGTCGTTAATGTTGGACAGACTTTAGAATATCTGACCAAAGGCGTATGCCATGCCACCATCCACCGTGTAATCACTCCCAGAAACGGTTCCGGTGATCGTCTGTCGATCCCAGTATTCCAAACTATTGACGTAAACTGTTACAAGTCACAACTAAAGGATATTCCCCAGGAGTTACTTGATCTGAGAGACAAAAGAGACAAAGAAATAAAAGGCGAAGCCATCGGGTACCAATTCAGCGTTGCTGATGACACTTCAGAGGACGTCAGACCAGTTGGCTGGACTGTATTCCAAAACAGACTCAAGTCCCACAGAAATGTTGCCGCTAAATGGTATCCAAAAGAGTACAAAGATACTATGAAGCAAATAGGTGTTTTTTTGGCTTGAAATAGTCGATACTTGTTGACTGTGATACTAGTCTGTGCTTTGGTCATATAGCAGGGTAAATAATTATAATTCGATAAATGTAATAAACCACGTGACTCAAGACATTATAATTAGAGTCAGAAACCGAACTTCTCTAGAGCGCCAATAGCATGGATTTAGAGTCAGAAGCCAGcttgttgaagaaggtaGTTAGGCAAACGTTCAACGCTTTATCCATCCATTTTTCGAAAAGCTTTAATGCTCCATACCTCCATTCACTTTCACCCCACGTTGATAGGTTATG
This is a stretch of genomic DNA from Komagataella phaffii GS115 chromosome 3, complete sequence. It encodes these proteins:
- a CDS encoding Mitochondrial protein kinase, which gives rise to MEARPYGVVFLHNQNLSLDLELKHSLNLSQRPIHMPKLSTIADNIFRLGPYPEYSMLLNKYHFYQNSMLLHWAERNAHPVTLKHLANYGKTLNKDKIIMSANFVRNEIPVRLALRIKSLQKLPFDVVNNFHFAQVYECYYHCFNSFRKYSRIDNLEENDKFCEFIKDTLDEHLTVLPHLMMGALENSILNSLPQKELDEFMSSMLRSRVSRRVILEEHISLTTRFQKNKSSDSLGDLFSECSAFEQLEICTGILINYLRGLYPNLQLPELIIEGEDAKFPFMLSHLHFIFGEILRNSYKAVITNCLRINDHLGEDQLSKIKPPPIVVSVANNAKDVVFRFSDQGGGMPKEVLQDIWSFGKSPKKAQVYLNTFHSLPGLDLNPHFQVKDSFSGQHKKQPPLDGSANALLKNITHMEEIVTQRMGIQDKESQEGLYSRKKSFMRSLIARPFDLTLGVSLPMCKVYTDYWNGDLRMHSLEGYGSDTYLRLSKLGSFNSDKVQLDRA
- a CDS encoding Ubiquitin-conjugating enzyme (E2); this translates as MSTPARRRLMRDFKRIQQDAPGGVSASPLPDNVMTWNAVIVGPADTPFEDGTFRLVIQFDEQYPNKPPSVKFISDMFHPNVYASGDLCLDILQNRWTPTYDVSSILTSIQSLLNDPNISSPANVEAANLYKDHRSQYIQRVRDTVEKSWSEDILDEDEDDEDEDEGEVDNEDAQ
- a CDS encoding Nicotinamidase, whose amino-acid sequence is MSKSALLIIDLQNDFLEGGSLAVPDGNEIIDPIIELAQKKDWDLVIATKDWHPQDHTSFASNHGVKPYTELEFTNPENEAEKKIQVVWPDHCVQNSNGSEFPPKFKAFWEQFTGPKELVKKGYLSDREYYSAFSDVWKLHKTELDSLLKGHGIRNVTIVGLALDFCVFHTASDALRENYSVTLVTNLTRSVADREGPPSKLQSLGAHLAEYNGSEIIIK
- a CDS encoding Protein required for oxidation of specific cysteine residues of the transcription factor Yap1p translates to MTDSNSTDSELEKSSKELLTVDTICHYLDDAAQDALETKDYLSYLTVIDIHLATDPEKFSVEERIQLLEKLLKILQENDELLYEIGWDIPALLFQYHGLEWDDLRIELKNSKGRMAMFHIFELLAEKGNAKELLLKCCELLPRCVDSSSENNDIIFKLRFHSLFELMVASQRRIVSNYPSRFLAMMIPPVINLLSNKLESPIFVLRRIYTLLRDYHPCLRPDVSENTTAEDIRELSLLHTQENYLQRKLLTTFLTHSIELQSNTIKVLVAPTVFEKLEKSVHSQKLGLHLNSEFHRENMILLGRFVTLSQSYDINLEEEIKKQIEETETLFSQLDHNQELDTLNDKIFSLVIENFNGTGLHDKDLKELPLSSIGCIILYTFNVLIENPSAKSYSILDFEKVVKLSLRFLLPSMLNPNLTSYSLDDALYAWAWVTVSKENNLSQIPEILITTYLQLLITKSTINFSDYLAPLEAKSRNIILYTLISRVLSLVHESTSWNFLKDSLTTCPFNNARSVLLSILKDLCLRSRNITVASLNDKLEKVDLNTKPTIPARDIPYITLSQARGDDIVRLATDTVNKTLAGKEVKEDEVILLLSYINFITALKSKIEPQSINRFIELVNKKLKNIDPEDNNGHLIKLAVERVSQ
- a CDS encoding Mitochondrial matrix ATPase, which encodes MLSNFSRNIRSPVSRAALQAVRYNSNAKISGQVIGIDLGTTNSAVAVMEGKSPKIIENAEGARTTPSVVAFTKEGERLVGVAAKRQAVVNPENTLFATKRLIGRRFEDAEVQRDIKQVPYKIVKHTNGDAWLEARGERYSPSQIGGFVLNKMKETAEAHLGKPVKDAVVTVPAYFNDSQRQATKDAGAIVGLNVARVVNEPTAAALAYGLEKTDANVVAVFDLGGGTFDISILDIDNGVFEVKSTNGDTHLGGEDFDIALVRYIVDAFKKESGIDLHDDRMAIQRIREASEKAKIELSSAASTEVNLPFITADASGPKHINLKMSRSQLEQLVDPLIKRTVEPVKKALKDASLSTSDVSEVILVGGMTRMPKVVETVKQLFGKEPSKAVNPDEAVAIGAAIQGAVLSGEVKDVLLLDVTPLSLGIETLGGVFTRLIPRNTTIPTKKSQVFSTASSGQTSVEIRVFQGERELVRDNKLIGNFTLAGIPPAPKGVPQIEVTFDIDADGIINVSAKDKASGKDNSITVAGSSGLSESEIEKMINDAEKFAEEDKVRKEAIETANRADQLCNDTENSLNEFKDKVDKTEAEEISKKISELKEIIAKVNSGEAIEAATVKEKTEDLQNASLKLFEKMYKDNASSSGSEEPKN
- a CDS encoding Conserved ubiquitin-like modifier, whose product is MSDDIKEASPPVNNPTLSESAVLDKVPKTSSLLDEIKERHAQEVCKISIRFIPIGSAPEITPKVFKISSSNNFGALLSFLDKRLGNNLIYKNQINHLTGGRIFGYLHNSFAPSPDENLDNLYKNFGINGELVVSYSDRVAFS